The Quercus lobata isolate SW786 chromosome 9, ValleyOak3.0 Primary Assembly, whole genome shotgun sequence region tgtctttctttccacacatgcggtgatgtgtttattgagtgtttcaggaaagacaagtacattctgatcaagaccttctacctcttattggcaacttctaggttaggagtcttagattgggatttgtgatgtaattgggcattttattgtattgggttgttcttgtatttgagcatttcattttgtatgaaagttttgtcacgaattgccaaagggggagtttgttaggttctaaatgtttagaacaattggcaaatcgtgaacacaaacttgtctaaatatagatcttagagtctataggttttattagacaatgctcaatgtgattcaagtcaagattcaagaacatacaagctgcaggaagaagattttaTAATCTGtctagttcgatcgatcgaaaaacaggctcgatcgatcgaaagtcgtatctgcaaaattttaattaagcccaaatagcagttcaagcccatttaggattagggtttctaatctacttctcccagtatataaaggaaaccctaagcatgtttttatgtggcttttcagagagaaaagagtgtgcctcttttgtatttagggttttgttcctaaaaagctctcttatgtcttctagcggtgctattccttgaaaaatctcaagatccagtattgtagaagttgctaccttctcttgtcatcaaaggtgttgatgatctaaaccttcaatggtggtcttggagtcaccaacaggagagtttgtgttgctaaacctttgagtgggatctcaaagtcacaaacaggggtgtttgtgttttgcaaaggccaaagaaagaaggaatccgtggatttggagcttgcacgtggtcgtatcaataagttctactggtgggtagcaataagaagtcgagcgtgagGGCTTTtcagtcttattgtatgaacttcgattctttctagtggatttgctttttaccttgaggatagctaggttaaatcctccccaggttttttaccgatttggtttttctgggttatcatatcattgtattatttatttttccgctgctttgcatgatatgatctttgtaattgtgataacctagatttgttaaattggactaagtaacaacttggctaattacctaggttaaatcaattgtgttttaaggggtctaaaaactaaaagatagaCTTTCTCCAAATTGGTTTGGATTAGAAATTGTTGAGAAAATTATGCTTTATTTCCTTAAACTAATACTCTTGTAATAGTTGCccacctataaaaaaaaagctctCAACGAAAAAGTGTGAAGAGAATTTTATGTGACTTTGAAAAGATAGACTTTCTCCAAATTGGTTTGGATTAGAAATTGTCGAgaaaattatactttatttCCTTAAACTAATACTCTCATAATAGTTgcccacctaaaaaaaaaagctctcaaCGAAAAAGTGTGAAGAGAATTTTATGTGACTTTGAAAAGATAGACTTTCTCCAAATTGGTTTGGATTAGAAATTGTTGAgaaaattatactttatttCCTTAAACTAATACTCTCGTAATAGTTGCccacctataaaaaaaaactctcaacgAAAAAGTGTGAAGAGAATTTTATGTGACTTTGAAAAGATAGACTTTCTCCAAATTGGTTTGGATTAGAAACTGTCGAgaaaattatactttatttCCTTAAACTAATACTCTCATAATAGTTgcccacctaaaaaaaaaagctctcaaCGAAAAAGTGTGAAGAGAATTTTATGTGACTTTGAAAAGATAGACTTTCTCCAAATTGGTTTGGATTAGAAATTGTCGAgaaaattatactttatttCCTTAAACTAATACTCTCATAATAGTTgcccacctaaaaaaaaaagctctcaaCGAAAAAGTGTGAAGAGAATTTTATGTGACTTTGAAAAGATAGACTTTCTCCAAATTGGTTTGGATTAGAAATTGTTGAgaaaattatactttatttCCTTAAACTAATACTCTCGTAATAGTTgcccacctaaaaaaaaaaagctctcaaCGAAAAAGTGTGAAGAGAATTTTATGTGACTTTGAAAAGATAGACTTTCTCCAAATTGGTTTGGATtagaaattgttgaaaaaattatactttatttCCTTAAACTAATACTCTCGTAATAGTTGCCCACTTAAATTATGAGAGTGCACACTTACCCTCCCTAAAactattacactttgcaccttaTCCTATGGGTAATAGTTAAGAAAAGTAAGTGTGCATCCTTATAATTTAAGTGGTAAgtgcacaaaacaaaaacaaaaatgtataatttaggagataaaagtaaaagtaaaagtaatataatttataaggataaaatataattaatttccccaaacTATTTCAACATAATAGTTATAAAGACATGTATACTTTACTTTTAGTTACATGATCTAATAGTCAATTGGACAGCttgtaaaatatattgtaaaatagtttataactttattattttcataactttagtattttctataatttaataATCCTGAGATAATCATATGAATGGTCACATTAATAATTGTAATGAAATTACTACAAATCATTGAGAGAAAAACttctaattcaaaaaaaaaaaaaaatcatcattcaaaaaggaaaatataattgGTATACCAACTTACCGtacaaaaaaaatgatcatgACATTAGCAAGTGGTATGCCTTTTGTATGGACTTTGACTAAAAAAGCATATCACTATAGAGCAGCAAATCGATCGTTGATCAGGTAAACACAAGACTAGAACGCTACacgttaaaacttaaaagaccaACAggattttagtttgaatagtGTTAGCTAATATAGTATTCAGGTTGAACTAGTCCATGTCTATTAATTCCTTTGGCTTTGTCTACCAACTTCTTTACGGCTTTAAATGTGCTTGTTCTAAGTCcccattcaataaaaaaaaattagtcgaaattagagattattattttccatgtttgaattttactaCCCTATTTCCCATCAACTGTCAAGAAGAATTGCTACAGTACGTTCAAAATTGAAAtgtttaggcttttttttttgtcatgcATTAAATTCTAAGGTTTACCTTTTGGACATGTTTCAATTAAAccttaaacttttaaaatatttcatttaaccTTCAAAGTTTTAAATACTATTCATTTACACCTTATAGTtccatataattttattaaaacattGGAGTTTTGCATAAATTTCATCTAAACCTAGTTTGaactaaatttcatttaaaCCAGTTGATCACATGATATTTAAATCGGTTAAcagaaaaaatgataaaaggTTTAAGTAAAAGTTCTTAAAAACCTTAAGATTTAAATGAAACATACCAAAAACTCTAATATTTAAGAGATAATCTaccattttttgggtttttttaaaagaaaatttttgtttaaacaaAAGAGCATGAGAATTACGTAAATTTTTCTGAATTCGGGGATTGGCAAATAATAATGGCAAAGAGAATTCAAATATAGGACTATTCATGTTAAATGGTATCCAACGTACCACCCGGGCTCCATACAATATCCAGAAGGTCTTGTAGACTAGTTCTTCGTAATTAGATGACCATTCTCTTTCTAGTCCCCTTGATTTTCAACGAAAGGTGCAGATAAGACTTGAATATTCAAACAAATAGTTCAAGCAAGTATTTTGAGATTCTcagaatcaaaattttttatctcCTTCTATAAATATATCAGTCCAATTAGAACCATTTCATGCATCATTCCAACCATCCATCATTCTTTGCATGCAGTATAGTCAATTTTAACGGATCATTATGTTCCTCCTTGTCCTCATGCTTGCATTGGTTTCCTCATCCCAATATGGTTATTCTTCTTCAGTAACTTTGCCTTCTTTTTCTGCCAATGCTGAGAATGAAGTAGCACAAGGGAAGGAAGCAAAGGCTCTTCTAAAATGGAAAGCCAGCCTTGAAGTAAAGAACCagcctctcttctcttcttggaGTGGAAGCAACCCTTGCAATTGGACCGGAATAAGTTGCGAAAAGTCTGGAAGTGCTGTCACCTTTTTAAATCTTTCAAGTTATGGTGTCAAAGGTACGCTTCACAATCTCAGCTTTGTATCCTTTCCCAATTTACTCGGTCTTGACCTCTCTAACAACTCACTCCATGGAACCATTCCCTCAAACATTGTCAACCTCTCTAAACTCTCCCATCTTGACTTTTCGGCCAATCAATTCACCGGAACAATCCCATTTGAAATAGGCCTGCTAGGTTCTCTGAGTAAACTTGATTTGTCATCTAACAATCTTACAGGTTATATCCCTACTTCTCTGGGAAACCTGAGCAATTTAAACATTTTGAAACTTGCTAAGAATAATCTTTCTGGTCCCATACCTCAACAATTAGGAATGTTAAGTTCTCTGAGTGAACTTCTTTTACATACAAACAAGCTCACGGGTTCTATCCCTTCTTCTCTTGGAAACTTAACAAGACTCACCATGCTAGTGCTTTGTGAAAATCAATTGTCTGGCTCTATTCCTCCATCATTGGGAAAACTTAAACACCTCACTGCTTTAggatttttctcaaataaactTGTAGGCACCATTCCCCCTGAAATAAACAGTCTTACACATTTGAAATTTCTTCAACTATCTTACAACCAATTCACCGGTCATTTACCAGAAAATATATGCCTTGGTGGATCGCTTGAAAATTTAACCGCTAGCGGCAATCATTTCACTGGTCAAATACCAAAGAGCTTGAGAAATTGCACTAGCTTGATAAGGTTTAGGCTTGATAACAACAAATTTATAGGAAATATAGAAAATGATTTGGGCATATATCCACGTTTGGACTATATGAATTTGAGCAACAACAGATTTCGCGGTGAGCTTCCAAGGAATTGGGGACAGTTTCATAGCCTAACAAACCTAGATATATCTAACAATGATATTTCGGGTAGGATACCTCCTGAGCTTGGGGATGcaattcaattacatgcaattgACCTCTCCTCAAATCATTTTAATGGGGAGATTCCAAAGGAGTTTGGAAAGCTGACATCATTGCTAACACTTCATCTAGACAATAACAAACTTTCTGGCAAAATTCCTCATAGTATTGGAATGCTATCCAAACTAGAGAAGCTCAACCTGGCAGCTAACAATCTAAGTGGCCCAATTCCTGAATTGATTCAATATCAAAACCTATTGTTCTTAAATTTGAGCAAAAACAAATTCAGTGAACACATTCCACTTCAAATTGGTAATTTGCGCTACCTCCAACTTCTTGATCTGAGTCATAATTGTCTAACGGGGGAGATGCCACGACAGCTTGGGCAATTACAAGTCTTAGTAACTCTAAATCTTTCCCACAACAAGCTTTCAGGGCTCATTCCACCCACTTTTGATAGATTGTCCAGCTTGATGTCTGTTGACTTGTCCTACAATCAATTGGAGGGTCCTCTTCCAAACATTGCAGCATTTGGCATCAAAGGATCAATGGACGCATATAGAAATAACACAGGCTTGTGTGGCAACGTCACTGGCTTGAAGGCTTGCCCCTCTAAAGTTAATATTGTCCCGGTTAAGAAGGGCAATAAGGTTGTGATAATGATTTCAGTCCTTGCCGCGAGCATTGTCATATTCATTGTTGTTGgaatttcattaattttctttcGAAGACTTCGGAAAGTGCAAAACAAGCCAAGAGAAGCACAAAAGCATGATCCATTTGCGGTGTGGAGCTTTGATGGAAAAATGGTGTATGAAAACATCATTGAAGCCACGAATGATTTTGATGATAAACAGTGTATTGGAGTGGGCGGCTATGGAAGCGTTTATAGAGCTGAGTTACCAACAAGTCAAGTTGTTGCTGTTAAGAAACTTCATGGACTACGTGATGACAACATTGCCAATCTAAAGTCTTTCACAAGTGAGATACATGCTTTAACAGAAATTCGCCACCGTAACATTGTGAAGCTTCATGGTTTTTGTTCGCATCAACGACACTCATTTTTGGTTTATGAGTTCCTGGAAGGTGGGAGCCTATGGAACATACTAAACACTGAGGAACAAGCAATGAAATTTGATTGGCTAAAGAGGATAAATGTTGTTAAAGGTATAGCAAGCGCTTTGTCTTATATGCACTACGGATGCTCACCTCCTATAATTCATCGTGATATATCCACTAAGAATGTTCTACTAGATTCAGAATATGAGCCTCATATCTCTGACTTTGGCACGGCGAGGATCTTGAGACCTGACACATCCAATTGGACTTCATTTGCTGGCACCTTTGGATATGCCGCTCCAGGTATGATATTTTATGTTGGCATGCATGGTTTATATTTATGTAGCctctaataataaaatttgtgcaGTTGCCAAATGAGGTGTGAGCCCATCATATATATGTTGGAGTGAACTAATAATTAgtagaaaattattagatatcCTAGCGGATAGTTCATGTGGTACTCTAAACCAATAAAAGCAAaccatttaatataaattttttcatatgagcatttttggtttatatcatattattttaataggtgACTTTTTTTGTTGGTGCAAATTATCACATCAGTCAAAACTCCAACACTAGATTACTCCTAGTATTTAGTGAGAACACATGTTCCTTTGAATTGGCATCTTGATtggtatatgtatatatatatatatatatatataaataaaataggattatattttagaaacaaaaccaaaccaagtTTATTTACATCAAAAGAGGTGTAGTGCCACCAGGATTATCTACCACAAAAGGAAGACAAATTAAAGTCTATTTACACCCAACCCATCCTCTCAAACATTAGAGCATACTTAACAAAAGATGGACTTCGAGCatattttcttatcttttctgCTTGATATGTTCCTCTCATCTGCAACACCGTTAGCTTCACGGTAGATGTGTTGCAGCTCAAAGCCCCATTGTCGACCTAGAAGATCCCTACAATCATAAACAACCATAGACATTCCAACGGAATGATTGGATCGAGAAGTTTGTAGATGAATAACAACTGTAGAATCAGTTTCCTAGTAAATATATCTAAACAACCCAACTCTCATGCCATGAACATTATTGTTTTTGATGATTTAGGATAATAGTTCACACCTCACAGGGTCTTCTATAAAACTATAGTGTTTGGTTGCAGAAGGGCACATATATTCATGTTAGAGTTTGCAACCGCTGGAGAAATTGCTTGAAAGATTAAACTCAAAATTGTTGCTCGCTATTTCTAAACAGTATGGAACTTTCCAAAGTACATATATAAAGACTCATTATTATAGAAGTCTAAATATTTTCTTACTAATCAGCAGctataaaatttaagaattgtaCATCAATTGCAGCCAGAGAATTAAGGTAATTAAGTTCCATCATCCTCTCAAAAGTAGAACATGACTCTTGAGTGtcaatcttttttctttgcagAGCTTGCATACACAATGGAAGTTAATGACAAATGTGATGTATATAGCTTTGGAGTAGTCACACTGGAAGTAATTATGGGAAGGCATCCAAGTGATATCATCTTGATCTCTCTTTTGTCTGCATCTTTGTCATCATTAACATCAACAAACCCCCATCATATGCTACTGAAAGATATGTTGGACCAACGCATAACACTTCCTACATATGAAGTTGCAGAAGAAGTGGTTTTTATGGCAAAGATAGCACTTGCATGCTTGCATGTCAGTCCACACTCTCGTCCAACCATGCAACAAGTTTTACACAAGTTATCGGCTCAAAAATATCCTATTAATCCTTTACCAACCCCTTAACACATGATCACATTAGGAGAGCTAATTAACCCCAACAGTTCGTCCACATAACTTCTTGAATATATTTACTGTACCACACTTAATTTccgtaattttttttcttttgtatttgatGTTCccattttcataatttttttttttgggggggctGAATGTAATGTTTTATTGTTGGaagatttttttggttctttgtatGGAGTTGAGAATGATATCTCAATGTATCTGTTAGAATATCATGCCCAATCCATTATTAGGCCCAAGCCCATGTACATGCAGTTGTACTCGTACAACTTCACACACTTTTCATGTTCCTAGTGtgattttccaaacaaaattaaTCTGTGTTGAACATGTTATTTTGATTTACATTAAAGAAAAGGGTTTGCGCTCAACTTTGTTCCACGCATCATACCCATTAGTATTGAGTCAGAAGCCACTTGAAGACTACAAGTTTAAGAGGACTAACTCAGCGAATTATCTAAGGCAAACAAAAATTTCACGACCCTTGTTTGGGCAAGATTAGGAGATACAGAACACCAACTATTTAACCTAGTTTTTACCCTTGTTGCATTATTTTTGTGGGGAAGACAGTCGTTTCAATACCATTGAGAGAGCCTTAATTCCTTGAGTTTCCCATTGAG contains the following coding sequences:
- the LOC115961874 gene encoding MDIS1-interacting receptor like kinase 2-like, with the translated sequence MFLLVLMLALVSSSQYGYSSSVTLPSFSANAENEVAQGKEAKALLKWKASLEVKNQPLFSSWSGSNPCNWTGISCEKSGSAVTFLNLSSYGVKGTLHNLSFVSFPNLLGLDLSNNSLHGTIPSNIVNLSKLSHLDFSANQFTGTIPFEIGLLGSLSKLDLSSNNLTGYIPTSLGNLSNLNILKLAKNNLSGPIPQQLGMLSSLSELLLHTNKLTGSIPSSLGNLTRLTMLVLCENQLSGSIPPSLGKLKHLTALGFFSNKLVGTIPPEINSLTHLKFLQLSYNQFTGHLPENICLGGSLENLTASGNHFTGQIPKSLRNCTSLIRFRLDNNKFIGNIENDLGIYPRLDYMNLSNNRFRGELPRNWGQFHSLTNLDISNNDISGRIPPELGDAIQLHAIDLSSNHFNGEIPKEFGKLTSLLTLHLDNNKLSGKIPHSIGMLSKLEKLNLAANNLSGPIPELIQYQNLLFLNLSKNKFSEHIPLQIGNLRYLQLLDLSHNCLTGEMPRQLGQLQVLVTLNLSHNKLSGLIPPTFDRLSSLMSVDLSYNQLEGPLPNIAAFGIKGSMDAYRNNTGLCGNVTGLKACPSKVNIVPVKKGNKVVIMISVLAASIVIFIVVGISLIFFRRLRKVQNKPREAQKHDPFAVWSFDGKMVYENIIEATNDFDDKQCIGVGGYGSVYRAELPTSQVVAVKKLHGLRDDNIANLKSFTSEIHALTEIRHRNIVKLHGFCSHQRHSFLVYEFLEGGSLWNILNTEEQAMKFDWLKRINVVKGIASALSYMHYGCSPPIIHRDISTKNVLLDSEYEPHISDFGTARILRPDTSNWTSFAGTFGYAAPELAYTMEVNDKCDVYSFGVVTLEVIMGRHPSDIILISLLSASLSSLTSTNPHHMLLKDMLDQRITLPTYEVAEEVVFMAKIALACLHVSPHSRPTMQQVLHKLSAQKYPINPLPTP